A window of the Astyanax mexicanus isolate ESR-SI-001 chromosome 22, AstMex3_surface, whole genome shotgun sequence genome harbors these coding sequences:
- the ier3 gene encoding radiation-inducible immediate-early gene IEX-1, with product MCRSDTFSYTVPAATRRSTEPEVFTFDRIHEVHALTAQQCARPAPALRRRPVRVLYPSTGRRYLPRAETSPAKRWLLALCLVVLLQIYAEDDVAVNVATDEVGASVARALPPFTSAEEEMKAATAAAAAAASSSSSSATCTRLNSWTQQKQQQMCPERAATSTRTWSVNEHAQAHAAQARARSGYVVALLYPAVYHHKLSSEQ from the coding sequence ATGTGCAGATCAGACACTTTCAGCTACACCGTGCCCGCGGCCACGCGCCGCAGCACAGAGCCCGAGGTCTTCACCTTCGACCGCATCCACGAGGTGCACGCGCTTACGGCGCAACAGTGCGCGCGCCCTGCACCAGCGCTCCGCCGACGCCCGGTGCGCGTGCTCTACCCGAGCACGGGCCGCCGCTACCTTCCACGCGCCGAGACCAGCCCGGCCAAGCGGTGGCTGCTCGCGCTCTGCCTGGTGGTGCTGCTGCAGATCTACGCGGAGGATGACGTCGCCGTCAACGTGGCTACGGATGAGGTGGGCGCGAGCGTGGCGCGCGCTCTCCCGCCGTTCACGTCCGCCGAGGAGGAGATGAAAGCGGCGaccgctgctgctgcagctgcagcatcatcttcatcatcttcagcCACGTGCACGCGCCTGAACAGCTGGACACAGCAGAAGCAACAGCAGATGTGCCCAGAGAGAGCCGCGACGAGCACGCGCACCTGGAGCGTGAACGAGCACGCACAGGCCCATGCAGCACAAGCACGCGCACGCAGCGGCTACGTAGTGGCGCTGCTGTACCCGGCGGTCTACCACCACAAGCTGAGCAGTGAGCAGTGA